One window of the Salvia miltiorrhiza cultivar Shanhuang (shh) chromosome 6, IMPLAD_Smil_shh, whole genome shotgun sequence genome contains the following:
- the LOC130990832 gene encoding uncharacterized protein LOC130990832 has translation MALWKTSDAIRVVPLGKGFFSIIFVNESELATAKSRATWKLSKGIIRIREWVPDFDSYKESSALSQVWLRIYYLPHEYWHPEVIIGIARYVGLPIKLDGFAFAGHVGHFARVLVDMDVSKPIPETLTVDKGTRSFEVEFVYENLPHFCGYCKLAGHNIAQCRRKKQQDNNTEATNPKSLDQPSFKSNHNKTMGKEWQKNKEIPIGNSFDALSKELTGAEDFNEGTLLENERTSMISASEHFNRNPAEEFRHTDGAQISPKHKERLSGPDLLAAACRPVPDSSLEPHIILEEELTNKSAETGNFADKEVALGNMMKV, from the coding sequence ATGGCTTTATGGAAAACCTCAGATGCGATCCGTGTGGTGCCGCTAGGGAAAGGTTTCTTTTCGATAATTTTCGTGAACGAATCTGAGCTTGCTACGGCAAAATCTAGGGCTACTTGGAAATTGAGCAAAGGTATTATTCGGATCAGGGAATGGGTTCCGGATTTTGACTCGTACAAAGAATCATCTGCCCTCTCTCAAGTCTGGTTGAGAATCTATTATCTTCCTCACGAGTACTGGCATCCGGAAGTTATAATCGGCATAGCCAGATATGTCGGTCTTCCTATTAAACTTGATGGTTTTGCGTTTGCTGGGCATGTTGGTCACTTTGCTCGTGTTCTTGTCGACATGGATGTCTCTAAGCCTATTCCCGAAACTCTCACGGTGGATAAGGGGACTCGCTCTTTTGAGGTAGAGTTCGTCTATGAAAATTTGCCGCACTTCTGTGGTTATTGCAAACTTGCAGGTCATAATATTGCTCAATGCCGCCGCAAGAAACAGCAGGATAACAACACTGAGGCCACGAACCCTAAAAGCTTGGATCAGCCTTCTTTCAAGTCCAATCACAATAAAACTATGGGGAAAGAATGGCAGAAAAATAAAGAGATCCCTATTGGTAATTCCTTCGATGCTTTATCGAAAGAGCTTACCGGAGCAGAGGACTTCAACGAGGGGACTCTTCTTGAGAATGAGAGGACTTCCATGATCAGCGCTTCGGAACATTTTAACCGCAATCCCGCTGAGGAGTTTCGTCATACAGATGGGGCACAGATTTCGCCCAAGCATAAAGAAAGGTTGTCCGGACCTGATTTACTTGCTGCCGCGTGCAGACCTGTTCCTGATTCGAGCCTCGAACCACACATAATACTTGAAGAGGAATTAACTAACAAGAGCGCCGAGACGGGTAATTTTGCTGATAAGGAGGTGGCCTTGGGAAACATGATGAAAGTATAG